The following are from one region of the Trueperaceae bacterium genome:
- a CDS encoding DUF1028 domain-containing protein: protein MAPLRAPTALDLATFSVCLRGTCGGYGVAVATARPNVGALVPYVSLQGAVATQARVDTTLGERTLALVGRGMPVATAIDALLSVDDARPVRQLHGVDATGAHAATGADCVPWAGSRAGDGVSVAGNMLAGPEVVDAMLEAAEADRDREIGERLLRVLEAGQAAGGDKRGKQSAALLAASPEPRLHHNLRVDDHADPVAELRRLKGVMDAQTDAIRRDYGEEGVRLFSRVRR, encoded by the coding sequence ATGGCCCCCCTTCGCGCCCCCACCGCGCTGGACCTCGCCACGTTCTCCGTCTGCCTCCGCGGCACCTGCGGTGGGTACGGCGTGGCCGTCGCCACCGCCCGCCCGAACGTCGGGGCCCTCGTCCCGTACGTCTCCCTCCAGGGCGCCGTCGCCACCCAAGCGCGGGTCGACACCACCCTCGGTGAGCGCACCCTGGCCCTCGTCGGTCGCGGCATGCCCGTCGCCACCGCCATCGACGCGCTGCTGTCCGTGGACGACGCCCGCCCGGTCCGCCAGCTGCACGGCGTCGACGCGACCGGCGCCCACGCGGCGACCGGAGCGGACTGCGTCCCCTGGGCCGGGTCCCGCGCCGGCGACGGCGTCAGCGTGGCCGGCAACATGCTGGCCGGCCCCGAGGTCGTCGACGCCATGCTCGAGGCCGCCGAGGCGGACCGCGACCGCGAGATCGGCGAGCGGCTCCTGCGCGTCCTCGAGGCCGGCCAAGCCGCGGGCGGCGACAAGCGCGGCAAGCAGTCCGCCGCCCTGCTGGCCGCCTCCCCCGAACCGCGCCTCCACCACAACCTCCGCGTCGACGACCACGCCGACCCCGTCGCCGAACTCCGGCGCCTCAAAGGGGTCATGGACGCGCAGACCGACGCCATCCGCCGCGACTACGGAGAGGAGGGCGTGCGCCTGTTCAGCCGGGTCCGCCGCTGA
- a CDS encoding ABC transporter permease yields MTGALPRPTRTWTAWWTSRPMRRLRSRPIALVGGAVVLLFVTLAVLAPWIAPHDPAATDFLSVRQAPSGSYWFGTDEIGRDVLSRVLFGARASLVAGVISVAIALLAGVPLGLIAGFYGGWLDEVVMRLTDALLSFPFLILAVALAAALGPSLQNAMIAIGIAVTPTFVRLMRGQVLAVKNAEYVQAARALGAGDGRILARHVLPNAFAPILVQATVTIAQAIIAESSLSFLGLGVQPPTPSWGGMLNTAKNFLVQAPWMAIWPGLSIFVTVLAFNLFGDGLRDAFDPRDA; encoded by the coding sequence ATGACCGGCGCCCTGCCCCGCCCGACCCGCACGTGGACCGCGTGGTGGACGAGCCGCCCGATGCGCCGCCTCCGGTCCCGCCCCATCGCGCTCGTCGGCGGCGCCGTCGTCCTCCTCTTCGTGACGCTGGCCGTCCTGGCCCCCTGGATCGCCCCCCACGACCCCGCCGCCACCGATTTCCTCTCCGTCCGGCAGGCCCCCTCGGGCAGCTACTGGTTCGGGACGGACGAGATCGGCCGGGACGTCCTATCGCGCGTCCTCTTCGGCGCGCGCGCCAGCCTCGTCGCCGGCGTCATCTCGGTCGCCATCGCGCTCCTCGCCGGCGTGCCGCTCGGCCTGATCGCAGGGTTCTACGGCGGCTGGCTGGACGAGGTCGTCATGCGCCTCACCGATGCGCTGTTGTCGTTCCCGTTCCTGATCCTCGCCGTCGCCCTGGCGGCGGCGTTGGGCCCCAGCCTGCAGAACGCCATGATCGCCATCGGGATCGCCGTCACGCCGACCTTCGTGCGACTCATGCGCGGCCAAGTGCTGGCCGTGAAGAACGCCGAGTACGTCCAGGCCGCGCGCGCCCTCGGGGCGGGCGACGGGCGGATCCTGGCGCGCCACGTGCTGCCCAACGCCTTCGCACCGATCCTGGTGCAGGCGACCGTCACCATCGCCCAGGCGATCATCGCCGAATCGTCCCTGTCGTTCCTGGGCCTCGGCGTCCAACCCCCGACGCCCAGCTGGGGAGGCATGTTGAACACCGCCAAGAACTTCCTCGTCCAAGCGCCCTGGATGGCGATCTGGCCCGGCCTGTCGATCTTCGTCACCGTCCTCGCCTTCAACCTCTTCGGCGACGGCCTGCGCGACGCCTTCGACCCGAGGGACGCCTGA
- a CDS encoding ankyrin repeat domain-containing protein → MMRIVAAMVVVGILGVVGWFAASRGGGAEAEAPPAPATVLLSASDAGVPSEVDAALAAGAPTSATDAFGRTPLMRAAAAGHDDVVRRLLAAGADVNARSAGGWTALMFAADAAPSASTALLLLNAGADPHVRDADGVRAVDLAADHPPVRGSGLYGRLVELSDGFDAIAELRGGAPFAEGWPSMYVVPIDGATLSSRASHLPGAPRRYRNGTHEGFDFYDGTVSVEIAYGTPQRAVAAGTVIRADVDYAPLTQARYDALIEEATSSLTTPPDVLDALRGRQVWIRHAGGFVSRYAHLSGVAEGVVEGARVAQGATVGFTGNSGTSEAAAGTEAGPHPHVEIWRDDTYLGAGMEPPEIYAVAAQVFGLDALPPFTDGGLTF, encoded by the coding sequence ATGATGCGCATCGTGGCCGCGATGGTGGTCGTGGGGATCTTGGGGGTCGTCGGGTGGTTCGCCGCCTCGAGGGGGGGTGGCGCGGAGGCCGAGGCGCCGCCGGCGCCGGCGACGGTGCTGCTGAGCGCGTCGGACGCGGGCGTCCCGTCGGAGGTGGATGCGGCGCTGGCGGCGGGCGCACCGACGTCGGCGACGGACGCCTTCGGGCGGACGCCGTTGATGCGGGCGGCGGCGGCGGGGCACGACGACGTGGTGCGGCGGCTGCTGGCGGCGGGCGCGGACGTGAACGCGCGGTCGGCGGGGGGCTGGACGGCGTTGATGTTCGCCGCGGACGCCGCCCCGAGCGCCTCGACGGCGCTGTTGCTGCTGAACGCCGGGGCGGACCCGCACGTCCGCGACGCCGACGGCGTGCGGGCGGTGGACCTGGCGGCCGACCACCCGCCGGTGCGGGGGAGCGGGCTGTACGGGCGCCTGGTGGAGCTGAGCGACGGCTTCGACGCGATCGCGGAGCTGCGGGGCGGGGCGCCCTTCGCGGAGGGCTGGCCGTCGATGTACGTCGTGCCGATCGACGGCGCGACGCTGTCGTCGCGCGCGAGCCACCTGCCGGGGGCGCCGCGCCGCTACCGCAACGGGACGCACGAGGGCTTCGATTTCTACGACGGGACGGTGAGCGTCGAGATCGCCTACGGCACGCCGCAGCGGGCGGTGGCGGCGGGAACGGTGATCCGGGCGGACGTCGACTACGCGCCGCTCACGCAGGCGCGCTACGACGCGTTGATCGAGGAGGCGACGTCGTCGCTGACGACGCCGCCCGACGTGCTGGACGCCTTGCGGGGGCGGCAGGTGTGGATCCGCCACGCGGGCGGGTTCGTCAGCCGCTACGCGCACCTGTCCGGCGTCGCCGAGGGCGTCGTCGAGGGTGCGCGCGTGGCGCAGGGGGCGACGGTCGGCTTCACCGGGAACTCCGGGACGTCGGAGGCGGCGGCGGGGACCGAGGCGGGTCCGCACCCGCACGTCGAGATCTGGCGGGACGACACGTACCTGGGGGCGGGCATGGAGCCGCCGGAGATCTACGCGGTCGCGGCGCAGGTGTTCGGGCTCGACGCGTTGCCGCCGTTCACCGACGGCGGCCTGACCTTCTGA
- a CDS encoding Lrp/AsnC family transcriptional regulator encodes MALDPLDQRIIMALEDDGRRPYREIARDLDVAEATVRSRVQRMTQAGWIRISAVGDPVALGVPVNAITLVRTRVGRSNAVAEALTELPNVRFVGSSFGSADLIIQTLHPSVAALHEFVAERLPTEVEGIESTETFQLARVHKSSWDWRAWFEQDGATEPV; translated from the coding sequence ATGGCGCTCGACCCCTTGGATCAACGCATCATCATGGCCCTCGAGGACGACGGGCGTCGTCCCTACCGCGAGATCGCCCGCGACCTCGACGTCGCGGAGGCCACCGTCCGCTCGCGCGTGCAGCGCATGACTCAGGCCGGCTGGATCCGCATCTCCGCGGTCGGCGACCCGGTCGCGCTGGGCGTGCCGGTCAACGCGATCACCCTCGTGCGGACCCGGGTCGGTCGCTCCAACGCCGTGGCCGAGGCGCTGACGGAGCTGCCCAACGTGCGCTTCGTCGGCAGCAGCTTCGGCTCGGCCGACCTCATCATCCAGACGCTGCACCCGAGCGTCGCCGCCCTCCACGAGTTCGTGGCGGAACGCCTGCCGACGGAGGTCGAGGGCATCGAAAGCACCGAGACCTTCCAGCTCGCCCGCGTCCACAAGAGCAGTTGGGATTGGCGCGCCTGGTTCGAGCAGGACGGCGCGACCGAACCGGTCTGA
- a CDS encoding Hsp20/alpha crystallin family protein — MALVRMQTPRTLTRDPMFDAVDRLFDLAQGAAAPAAAGPDVPTDLYETDEAWVLEMAVPGLAADDLDVALENRDLTVRADLPAHEGEDRRYWRRGLPRGTVSRTFRLPDGVDADAVAARVHDGLLTLTLPKAHEAKVKKIAIDAN, encoded by the coding sequence ATGGCACTCGTCCGCATGCAGACCCCCCGCACCCTGACCCGCGACCCGATGTTCGACGCCGTCGACCGGCTCTTCGACCTCGCGCAGGGCGCCGCCGCGCCGGCCGCCGCCGGCCCCGACGTCCCGACCGACCTCTACGAGACCGACGAGGCGTGGGTCCTCGAGATGGCCGTCCCCGGCCTCGCCGCCGACGACCTCGACGTCGCCCTCGAGAACCGCGACCTGACCGTCCGCGCCGACCTGCCCGCCCACGAGGGCGAGGACCGCCGCTACTGGCGGCGCGGCCTCCCGCGCGGCACCGTCAGCCGCACCTTCCGCCTCCCCGACGGCGTCGACGCCGACGCGGTCGCGGCCCGCGTCCACGACGGCCTGCTGACGCTCACGCTGCCCAAGGCGCACGAAGCGAAGGTCAAGAAGATCGCCATCGACGCCAACTGA
- a CDS encoding TIGR00730 family Rossman fold protein produces the protein MSTRETQYVIDALAEDSWRMFRILGEFAQGFEAMADVGKAVTVFGSSRLAADGEAYAKARRLAEALAGQGYAVLTGGGPGIMEAANRGAFEAGGRSVGVNITLPHEQSPNRFQTDALDFTYFFVRKVMLVKYATAFVAFPGGFGTIDELFEALTLIQTLKIKPFPVYLVDVAYWQGLVEWMEATLVREGTIHARDLQLFQLVDDVAEIPAAIEAYYRSETRAGFDVPNGRDVPGDGD, from the coding sequence ATGAGCACACGCGAAACGCAGTACGTGATCGACGCCTTGGCGGAGGACTCCTGGCGGATGTTCCGCATCCTGGGCGAGTTCGCCCAGGGGTTCGAGGCGATGGCGGACGTCGGCAAGGCGGTGACGGTGTTCGGCTCGTCGCGCCTCGCGGCGGACGGGGAGGCGTACGCCAAGGCGCGTCGCCTGGCCGAGGCGTTGGCGGGGCAGGGGTACGCGGTGTTGACCGGTGGGGGGCCGGGCATCATGGAGGCCGCGAACCGGGGGGCGTTCGAGGCGGGCGGCCGGTCGGTGGGGGTGAACATCACCCTCCCGCACGAGCAGAGTCCGAACCGCTTCCAGACCGACGCGCTGGACTTCACGTACTTCTTCGTGCGCAAGGTGATGCTGGTGAAGTACGCGACGGCGTTCGTGGCGTTCCCGGGGGGGTTCGGCACGATCGACGAGCTGTTCGAGGCGCTGACGTTGATTCAGACGCTGAAGATCAAGCCGTTCCCGGTGTACCTGGTCGACGTCGCCTACTGGCAGGGGTTGGTGGAGTGGATGGAGGCCACGCTGGTGCGCGAGGGCACGATTCACGCGCGCGACCTGCAGCTGTTCCAGCTGGTGGACGACGTCGCGGAGATCCCGGCGGCGATCGAGGCGTACTACCGAAGCGAGACGCGTGCGGGGTTCGACGTACCGAACGGGCGGGACGTGCCGGGCGACGGCGACTGA
- a CDS encoding ABC transporter substrate-binding protein, with the protein MKRPLFRLLLGTALIALLGSAAAQTVRVGLAEDPDVLDPDLGRTYVGRIVFASLCDKLFEITPDLEIFPQLASGYDVADDGLSVTIDVRPGVVFHDGTPLDAEAVKYNLERSKTLPGSNRSSELAQVESIDVVDDDTVRLNLSEPFAPLIALLADRSGMMISPAAAEELGEDFGRSPVCAGPFEFVERVAQDRIALERFDGYWDADAIAIDEVVFLPIPDTSVRLANLQAGDLQVIERAAPTDLGIIRDDPDLTLPSAASLGYQGITVNVANPEPRDDPMATDPRVREAFELAIDREVINDVVFGGEFIVGNQAVPPSSPWYVDAYPIAERDVERARELLREAGHDRVAFEMMVANNPQSVQIGEVVQALAAEAGFDVTVRATEFATALDLWEQGEYDTFQVGWSGRLDPDGNIHSFQTCDGNLNEHGVCDEETSRLLNEARVTSGFDDRYALYEAAAERYLPNRHVIYLYHQQLFFPHTAAMQGFEAYPDGIIRFQGVTLD; encoded by the coding sequence ATGAAGCGTCCGTTGTTCCGACTCCTCCTCGGCACGGCCCTGATCGCGCTCCTCGGTAGCGCCGCCGCGCAAACCGTGCGCGTCGGTCTCGCCGAGGACCCCGACGTCCTCGACCCCGACCTGGGGCGCACCTACGTCGGCCGCATCGTCTTCGCCAGCCTGTGCGACAAACTCTTCGAGATCACGCCCGACCTCGAGATCTTCCCGCAACTCGCGTCCGGCTACGACGTCGCCGACGACGGCCTCTCGGTCACCATCGACGTGCGCCCCGGCGTCGTCTTCCACGACGGCACGCCGCTCGACGCCGAGGCGGTCAAGTACAACCTCGAGCGCTCCAAGACCCTCCCCGGCTCCAACCGCTCCAGCGAACTCGCGCAGGTCGAATCGATCGACGTCGTCGACGACGACACGGTGCGCCTGAACCTGAGCGAGCCGTTCGCGCCGCTCATCGCGCTCCTCGCCGACCGCAGCGGCATGATGATCTCGCCGGCCGCCGCCGAGGAGCTCGGCGAGGACTTCGGTCGCTCGCCCGTCTGCGCCGGCCCCTTCGAGTTCGTCGAGCGCGTGGCGCAGGACCGCATCGCGCTCGAGCGCTTCGACGGCTACTGGGACGCCGACGCCATCGCGATCGACGAGGTCGTGTTCCTCCCGATCCCCGACACCAGCGTCCGCCTCGCCAACCTGCAGGCCGGCGACCTGCAGGTCATCGAGCGCGCCGCCCCCACCGACCTCGGGATCATCCGCGACGATCCCGACCTCACCCTGCCCTCCGCCGCCAGCCTCGGCTACCAGGGCATCACCGTCAACGTCGCCAACCCGGAACCGCGCGACGACCCGATGGCGACCGACCCGCGCGTCCGCGAAGCGTTCGAGCTCGCCATCGACCGCGAGGTCATCAACGACGTCGTCTTCGGCGGCGAATTCATCGTCGGGAACCAGGCGGTCCCGCCCAGCAGCCCCTGGTACGTCGACGCCTACCCGATCGCCGAACGCGACGTCGAGCGCGCCCGTGAGCTGCTCCGCGAGGCCGGCCACGACCGCGTGGCCTTCGAGATGATGGTCGCCAACAACCCGCAGTCGGTCCAGATCGGCGAGGTCGTCCAGGCGCTCGCCGCCGAAGCCGGCTTCGACGTCACCGTCCGCGCCACGGAGTTCGCGACCGCCCTCGACCTGTGGGAGCAGGGCGAGTACGACACCTTCCAGGTCGGCTGGTCCGGACGCCTCGATCCCGACGGCAACATCCACTCGTTCCAGACGTGCGACGGCAACCTGAACGAGCACGGCGTGTGCGACGAGGAGACCTCGCGCCTCCTGAACGAAGCGCGCGTCACCAGCGGCTTCGACGACCGCTACGCGCTGTACGAGGCCGCGGCGGAGCGCTACCTGCCCAACCGCCACGTGATCTACCTCTACCACCAGCAACTGTTCTTCCCGCACACCGCCGCGATGCAGGGCTTCGAGGCCTACCCCGACGGCATCATCCGCTTCCAAGGCGTCACGCTCGACTGA
- a CDS encoding HAD-IA family hydrolase: MRPRAVVFDLDGTLIDSLPDIVASFRAAFVDRGLPAPRAGAVRAEVGRPLEAMIAAFAPDRVADVAAAYRRIYPERFLDTTAPFPGALETLAALRARGLRTAVATTKRTAMARDLVEAVGLAPYLDHVQGTDDLPAKPAPDVVWAALRAVAAEGTWMVGDTVHDLEAGRAAGLATYGVTWGTHDAATLRTAAPDALEPDLAALVTRLG; encoded by the coding sequence ATGCGCCCCCGCGCCGTGGTGTTCGACCTCGACGGCACCCTGATCGACAGCCTGCCCGACATCGTCGCCAGCTTCCGGGCGGCGTTCGTGGATCGGGGCCTGCCCGCCCCGCGTGCGGGGGCCGTGCGCGCCGAGGTGGGGCGGCCGCTGGAGGCGATGATCGCGGCGTTCGCGCCGGACCGGGTGGCGGACGTCGCGGCGGCGTACCGGCGGATCTACCCCGAGCGGTTCCTGGACACCACCGCGCCGTTCCCGGGGGCGCTCGAGACGCTGGCGGCCCTGCGGGCGCGGGGGCTGCGCACGGCGGTGGCGACGACGAAGCGGACGGCGATGGCGCGCGACCTGGTGGAGGCGGTGGGGTTGGCGCCGTACCTGGATCACGTGCAGGGGACCGACGACCTGCCGGCGAAGCCGGCGCCGGACGTCGTGTGGGCGGCGTTGCGGGCGGTGGCGGCGGAGGGGACGTGGATGGTGGGGGATACGGTGCACGACCTCGAGGCGGGGCGGGCGGCGGGGTTGGCGACGTACGGCGTGACGTGGGGGACGCACGACGCCGCGACGTTGCGGACGGCGGCACCGGACGCGCTCGAGCCGGACCTCGCGGCGCTCGTGACGCGGCTGGGGTGA
- a CDS encoding chromate transporter: MDTLHLLWSFAKVGLFGFGGGPSMIPLIQEEVVDVQRWLTKDEFLDAFAFGNALPGPIATKMAGYVGFKVAGWPGAAAGLVGVTVPTILAMIALGGLYLRYRDAPAFEAFLRGVRPVVIALLALVVWEFAPRAFGAPPQWLANWALWGLGLVAFVAAARFGVHPALLIVAGGVVGVLFLR; this comes from the coding sequence ATGGACACCCTGCACCTCTTGTGGTCGTTCGCCAAGGTAGGCCTCTTCGGCTTCGGCGGCGGCCCCTCGATGATCCCGCTCATCCAAGAGGAGGTCGTCGACGTCCAGCGGTGGTTGACGAAGGACGAGTTCCTCGACGCCTTCGCGTTCGGCAACGCGCTGCCCGGCCCCATCGCGACGAAGATGGCGGGGTACGTGGGGTTCAAGGTCGCCGGCTGGCCCGGCGCCGCCGCCGGCCTGGTCGGCGTCACGGTCCCCACGATCCTCGCCATGATCGCGCTCGGCGGCCTGTACCTCCGCTACCGCGACGCGCCGGCGTTCGAAGCGTTCCTGCGCGGCGTCCGACCGGTCGTGATCGCGCTCTTGGCGTTGGTCGTGTGGGAGTTCGCGCCCCGCGCCTTCGGCGCCCCCCCGCAGTGGCTGGCCAACTGGGCCCTCTGGGGGCTCGGCCTCGTCGCCTTCGTCGCCGCCGCCCGGTTCGGCGTTCACCCCGCCCTCCTCATCGTCGCCGGCGGCGTCGTCGGCGTCCTCTTCCTGCGCTGA
- a CDS encoding MATE family efflux transporter, with the protein MRRPARPLPIRELRDLLALAGPLIAAQLAQIGMNTVDTVMAGRLGPDALAGIALGGVVYQSTLILGMGVLFAVAPLVSGALGADRPDRAGRTARQGLWLALLLGVPITLGLREVGPLLQHLGQDPDTAALAGGYLGTVAFGYLPALALVAARGFLEGIGDARPIMVTLILGIGANVVANDALMFGRYGLPALGLVGTGVATALVYTAMATALLAYVALRHPRYRVLRGLRRPDPGVLREIFALGWPIGLTLGFEAALFAITAVLMGTFGPDALAGHQIAIQAASVTFMVPVGLANATGVRVARAAGARDRTGVRRAGLTGIGVAVAFMSLTALVFRFAPDLVVAAFLDPTAPGNAATVRFAATFLGIAAIFQVVDGVQVTASGALRGLRDTRVPMLLSFVSYGVVGLGSGVTLAFAADLAGRGLWIGLVIGLATAATLLTTRFLRATRPGAGALPGVPDPAADGVH; encoded by the coding sequence GTGCGTCGCCCCGCCCGCCCCCTCCCGATCCGCGAACTGCGCGACCTGCTGGCCCTCGCCGGCCCCCTGATCGCCGCCCAACTCGCGCAGATCGGCATGAACACCGTCGACACCGTCATGGCCGGCCGCCTCGGTCCCGACGCGCTCGCCGGCATCGCGCTGGGGGGCGTGGTGTACCAAAGCACCCTCATCCTCGGCATGGGCGTCCTCTTCGCCGTCGCCCCCCTCGTCTCCGGCGCGCTCGGCGCGGACCGCCCCGACCGGGCCGGCCGCACCGCCCGCCAAGGCCTGTGGCTGGCGCTGCTGCTCGGCGTCCCGATCACGCTCGGCCTCCGCGAGGTCGGTCCGCTGCTGCAGCACCTCGGGCAGGACCCCGACACCGCCGCCCTCGCCGGCGGTTACCTCGGGACCGTCGCCTTCGGCTACCTCCCCGCCCTCGCCCTCGTCGCGGCCCGCGGGTTCCTCGAGGGGATCGGCGACGCCCGCCCGATCATGGTCACCCTGATCCTCGGGATCGGCGCGAACGTCGTCGCGAACGACGCCCTCATGTTCGGCCGCTACGGCCTGCCCGCCCTCGGTCTCGTCGGGACCGGCGTCGCCACCGCCCTCGTCTACACCGCCATGGCGACCGCCCTCCTCGCCTACGTCGCCCTCCGCCACCCCCGCTACCGCGTCCTGCGCGGCCTCCGCCGGCCCGACCCCGGCGTGCTCCGCGAGATCTTCGCGCTCGGTTGGCCCATCGGCCTCACCCTCGGCTTCGAAGCGGCCCTCTTCGCCATCACCGCCGTCCTCATGGGGACCTTCGGCCCCGACGCGCTCGCCGGCCACCAGATCGCCATCCAGGCCGCCTCGGTGACCTTCATGGTCCCCGTCGGCCTCGCCAACGCCACCGGCGTCCGCGTCGCCCGCGCCGCCGGCGCCCGCGACCGCACCGGCGTCCGCCGCGCCGGCCTCACCGGGATCGGGGTCGCCGTCGCCTTCATGAGCCTCACCGCCCTCGTCTTCCGCTTCGCGCCCGACCTCGTCGTCGCCGCCTTCCTCGACCCCACCGCCCCCGGCAACGCCGCCACCGTCCGCTTCGCCGCGACGTTCCTCGGCATCGCCGCCATCTTCCAGGTCGTCGACGGCGTCCAAGTCACCGCGTCCGGCGCGCTGCGCGGCCTGCGCGACACCCGCGTCCCCATGCTCCTCAGCTTCGTGTCGTACGGCGTCGTCGGCCTCGGCAGCGGCGTGACCCTCGCGTTCGCCGCCGACCTCGCGGGGCGCGGCCTGTGGATCGGCCTCGTGATCGGCCTCGCGACCGCCGCGACCCTCCTCACCACCCGCTTCCTGCGCGCCACCCGCCCCGGCGCCGGGGCCCTCCCCGGCGTCCCCGACCCCGCCGCCGACGGGGTACACTAG
- a CDS encoding ABC transporter permease: MLAFVAQRALTAIPTLLIVTVMVFGIQRSLPGDPAVILAGEERDPQVIAFIRAKYRLDEPIPVQYVAWLGQLARGDLGVSMRTGEPVSSLILTKLPVTVQLAVLSILVAVAVAIPAGAIAATRKNTGWDVAGTVVALSGLSIPNFWLGIMLILLVSVQLGWLPASGFVPFLEDPLENLRRMIMPAFVLGTGLAAVLMRQMRSSMLEVLSQDFVRTATAKGASGWTTVVRHAMRNALIPVVTILGLQLGTLLSGAVLTEQVFTIPGFGKLIVDAVFNRDYAVVQGVVLFTATSYIAINLAVDVLYAVLDPRISGSRA; encoded by the coding sequence GTGCTTGCCTTCGTCGCCCAGCGTGCCCTGACCGCGATCCCCACCCTCCTCATCGTCACGGTGATGGTGTTCGGCATCCAGCGGTCGCTTCCCGGCGACCCCGCCGTCATCCTCGCCGGCGAGGAACGCGACCCGCAGGTGATCGCCTTCATCCGCGCGAAGTACCGGCTCGACGAGCCGATCCCCGTTCAATATGTTGCTTGGCTCGGCCAACTCGCTCGCGGCGACCTCGGCGTCTCGATGCGGACCGGCGAGCCCGTCTCTTCCCTCATCCTCACCAAGCTTCCCGTCACGGTGCAACTCGCCGTCCTCTCCATCCTCGTCGCCGTCGCCGTGGCCATCCCCGCGGGCGCCATCGCCGCGACGAGGAAGAACACCGGCTGGGACGTCGCCGGTACGGTGGTCGCCCTCTCGGGGTTGTCGATCCCCAACTTCTGGCTGGGGATCATGCTGATCCTGCTCGTCTCCGTCCAACTGGGGTGGTTGCCGGCGTCCGGCTTCGTGCCCTTCCTGGAGGACCCGCTCGAGAACCTCCGGCGCATGATCATGCCCGCGTTCGTCCTCGGGACCGGACTGGCCGCGGTGTTGATGCGGCAGATGCGCTCCTCGATGCTCGAGGTCCTCTCGCAGGACTTCGTCCGCACCGCCACCGCCAAGGGCGCGAGCGGCTGGACGACCGTCGTGCGGCACGCCATGCGCAACGCCCTCATCCCCGTCGTCACCATCCTCGGTCTGCAGCTCGGCACGCTCCTTTCCGGCGCCGTGCTGACCGAGCAGGTCTTCACGATCCCCGGCTTCGGGAAGTTGATCGTCGACGCCGTCTTCAACCGCGACTACGCCGTCGTCCAAGGCGTCGTCCTGTTCACCGCCACGTCCTACATCGCCATCAACCTCGCGGTGGACGTGCTCTACGCCGTCCTCGACCCCCGCATCTCCGGGTCCCGCGCATGA
- a CDS encoding Smr/MutS family protein — KVREFVLEAHALRVPTVRILHGKGTGALRDAVRETLRGEARVARYEDAVPYEGGHGVTVAHLDV; from the coding sequence AGAAGGTGCGCGAGTTCGTGCTGGAGGCGCACGCCCTGCGCGTCCCGACGGTGCGGATCCTGCACGGCAAGGGGACCGGCGCGCTGCGGGACGCGGTCCGGGAGACGCTGCGGGGGGAGGCGCGGGTCGCGCGGTACGAGGATGCGGTCCCCTACGAGGGGGGGCACGGCGTGACGGTGGCGCACCTGGACGTGTGA